From a single Chlorocebus sabaeus isolate Y175 chromosome X, mChlSab1.0.hap1, whole genome shotgun sequence genomic region:
- the NR0B1 gene encoding nuclear receptor subfamily 0 group B member 1 translates to MAGENHQWQGSILYNMLMSAKQTRAAPEAPETRLVDQCWGCSCGDEPGVGREGLLGGRNVSLLYRCCFCGKDHPRQGSILYSMLTSAKQTYAAPKAPEATLGPCWGCSCGSDPGVGRAGLPGGRPVALLYRCCFCGEDHPRQGSILYSLLTSAKQTHVAPAAPEARPVGAWWDRSYFAQRPGGREALAGGRAMGLLYRCCFCGEDHPQQGSTLYCMPTSTNQVQAVPEERPRAPWWDTSSGALRPVALKSPQVVCEAASAGLLKTLRFVKYLPCFQVLPLDQQLVLVRNCWASLLMLELAQDRLQFETVEVSEPSMLQKILTTRRRETGGDEPLPVSMLQPHLAPPAEARKVPSASQVQAIKCFLSKCWSLNISTKEYAYLKGTVLFNPDVPGLQCVKYIQGLQWGTQQILSEHARMTHQGPHDRFIELNSTLFLLRFINANVIAELFFRPIIGTVSMDDMMLEMLCTKL, encoded by the exons ATGGCGGGCGAGAACCACCAGTGGCAGGGCAGCATCCTCTACAACATGCTTATGAGCGCGAAGCAAACGCGCGCGGCTCCTGAGGCTCCAGAGACGCGGCTGGTGGATCAGTGCTGGGGCTGTTCGTGCGGCGATGAGCCCGGGGTGGGCAGAGAGGGGCTGCTGGGCGGGCGGAACGTGTCGCTCCTGTACCGCTGCTGCTTTTGCGGTAAAGACCACCCACGGCAGGGCAGCATCCTCTACAGCATGCTCACGAGCGCAAAGCAAACGTACGCGGCACCGAAGGCGCCCGAGGCGACGCTGGGTCCGTGCTGGGGCTGTTCGTGCGGCTCTGATCCCGGGGTGGGCAGAGCGGGGCTTCCGGGTGGGCGGCCCGTGGCACTCCTGTACCGCTGCTGCTTTTGTGGTGAAGACCACCCGCGGCAGGGCAGCATCCTCTACAGCTTGCTCACTAGCGCAAAGCAAACGCACGTGGCTCCGGCAGCGCCCGAGGCACGGCCAGTGGGCGCGTGGTGGGACCGCTCCTACTTCGCGCAGAGGCCAGGGGGTAGAGAGGCGCTAGCAGGCGGGCGGGCCATGGGGCTTCTGTACCGCTGCTGCTTTTGCGGTGAAGACCACCCGCAGCAGGGCAGCACCCTCTACTGCATGCCCACGAGCACAAATCAAGTGCAGGCGGTTCCGGAGGAGCGGCCGAGGGCCCCCTGGTGGGACACCTCCTCTGGTGCGCTGCGGCCAGTGGCGCTCAAGAGTCCACAGGTGGTCTGCGAGGCAGCCTCAGCTGGCCTGTTGAAGACGCTGCGCTTCGTCAAGTACTTGCCCTGCTTCCAGGTGCTGCCCCTGGACCAGCAGCTGGTGCTGGTGCGCAACTGCTGGGCGTCCCTGCTCATGCTTGAGCTGGCCCAGGACCGCTTGCAGTTCGAGACTGTAGAAGTCTCGGAGCCCAGCATGCTGCAGAAGATCCTCACCACCAGGCGGCGGGAGACCGGGGGCGACGAGCCACTGCCCGTGTCCATGCTGCAGCCCCATTTGGCACCGCCGGCGGAGGCCAGGAAGGtgccctccgcctcccaggtccaagccaTCAAGTGCTTTCTTTCCAAGTGCTGGAGTCTGAACATCAGTACCAAGGAGTACGCCTACCTCAAGGGGACCGTGCTCTTTAACCCGG ACGTGCCGGGCCTGCAGTGCGTGAAGTACATTCAGGGACTCCAGTGGGGAACTCAGCAGATACTCAGTGAACACGCCAGGATGACGCACCAAGGGCCCCATGACAGATTCATCGAACTGAATAGTACCCTTTTCCTGCTGAGATTCATCAATGCCAATGTCATTGCTGAACTGTTCTTCAGGCCCATCATTGGCACAGTCAGCATGGATGATATGATGCTGGAAATGCTTTGTACAAAGTTGTAA